GTGCGGTAAGTACCTAGTACATTTAGCAAGGGGCGCGTACATTTAACAGAAAAGGGACGGGCATTTATTTAGCCCCTCCCCTATTTTTTTTACAGGTCGTCCACTTCTTTTAAAATGTCTTCCAAGCTCTTTTTACTGCTAACGTTTATATTCTGGTCTACGCTATCTTTGAATAACCCTAACTGCCTTGATAACAGTTCTATAGCCTTTAGTATAGTCTTTTCATTTTCACTGGTTAAACACTTATCTAACGCCCTAAATATGTCTAATTGTTTAGACTTCTGTATTTCTAGTGCAACGGTATTTATTTCTGCATTGAACTGTGGTAGTCCTTTCCAACGCCAAACAGTAGTTCTTGCGATATTATATTCGTCTGCAATCTGCCCTTCGGTCTTTCCTGTAAACTGTGCATACGCCAATTCATATGCAACCATCTTTTGTAAATTTGTTAGCTGTTTGACCTTGAGTTCCTTGCTTCGTTCATCTATCTCCTTTTCACCGAATCTACCGTTAAAGTCCGTTCCTTCTAGCCTTTGCGTTCCTCTTTTAGGCACATTTAACGCCCCCTTTCTGTGTGTTTTCCCTACCCAAGTTGACAGTGTAAGAACTGCTTACTGTCTGCCCTTCCCTACTTACTGCCACTAACTACCCTTTTTTACGCCCAATTTGCAACAAGGAACTTTTCAGTTAGCAACATAGCACCCGTAATTAGGTTTAGAACTGCGTTAGCAACCAACTACTTTTAGGCACATT
The Clostridium felsineum DSM 794 DNA segment above includes these coding regions:
- a CDS encoding phBC6A51 family helix-turn-helix protein produces the protein MPKRGTQRLEGTDFNGRFGEKEIDERSKELKVKQLTNLQKMVAYELAYAQFTGKTEGQIADEYNIARTTVWRWKGLPQFNAEINTVALEIQKSKQLDIFRALDKCLTSENEKTILKAIELLSRQLGLFKDSVDQNINVSSKKSLEDILKEVDDL